In a single window of the Pseudodesulfovibrio profundus genome:
- a CDS encoding DMT family transporter: MFINLTPGMRFMLVGTILFSIGSLLIKLAGEHVPTMQLLFLRGVVGVVLCWVLLRRSGVGFFGNRRWFLLARGLVGFISLFAEFYALIHLPLADATAIIFTHPAIVALLAWFVLKERLGKWGLVAVGASLTGVALVCRPSFLFGVGKADLDPVAVAVALAGVLVTALAILVVRTLAKTEHPAVVMAYPPLLICLIGPFFSHDWVMPTPIEWLYIAGIAISMNLGQYFMTRGYAIESAARISGITCLEMVFAAMWGVSFLGEIPDYWTISGGTLIVLGTFLLGRDSLDDTPEKSVA; the protein is encoded by the coding sequence ATGCGCTTCATGCTGGTAGGCACCATCCTCTTTTCCATCGGTTCGCTGCTGATCAAGCTCGCCGGTGAACATGTTCCCACCATGCAATTGTTGTTTTTGCGCGGTGTGGTCGGTGTTGTTTTGTGCTGGGTTCTTCTTCGACGATCCGGGGTCGGTTTCTTTGGCAATCGGCGGTGGTTTCTTCTCGCTCGGGGGTTGGTAGGCTTCATTTCCTTGTTCGCAGAGTTCTATGCGCTTATCCATTTGCCTCTGGCTGATGCAACCGCCATCATTTTTACGCATCCGGCAATTGTCGCCTTGCTGGCATGGTTTGTTCTCAAGGAACGGCTCGGTAAGTGGGGGCTTGTGGCTGTGGGGGCCAGTCTGACCGGCGTAGCCCTTGTCTGTCGGCCTAGTTTTCTTTTTGGAGTGGGCAAGGCTGATCTTGATCCTGTTGCCGTGGCTGTGGCGCTCGCAGGCGTACTGGTTACCGCGTTGGCCATCCTTGTTGTGAGGACGCTGGCGAAAACTGAGCATCCTGCAGTCGTTATGGCATATCCCCCCTTATTGATCTGCCTGATCGGGCCTTTTTTCTCGCATGACTGGGTCATGCCGACCCCAATCGAATGGCTGTATATCGCCGGAATCGCGATTTCGATGAATCTCGGTCAATATTTCATGACACGTGGCTACGCCATTGAATCTGCCGCACGTATCAGCGGAATCACCTGTCTGGAAATGGTTTTTGCCGCCATGTGGGGTGTCTCATTCCTTGGTGAAATACCGGACTACTGGACGATCAGCGGCGGCACCTTGATTGTGTTGGGGACGTTCCTGCTCGGGCGCGACAGTCTGGACGACACACCGGAAAAGTCAGTCGCATAA
- a CDS encoding PilZ domain-containing protein: protein MDDNKRHSTRVKAGFEAYVTVDDVVIPVETRDISLKGALLVGCDDCHVGTHAELHIPLSPSVRIVTEGDIIRSGDNQIAMRFKEMDELSFTFLHRLVQLNAQDPVTIDDELMDVFEKF from the coding sequence ATGGACGACAACAAGCGACACAGCACCCGCGTCAAGGCGGGATTCGAAGCATACGTCACCGTGGACGACGTTGTCATCCCGGTGGAGACCAGGGACATCAGCCTCAAGGGAGCCTTACTCGTTGGATGTGATGACTGCCATGTGGGAACACATGCCGAGCTACACATTCCCTTGTCACCCAGCGTACGGATTGTCACCGAAGGCGATATCATTCGCTCCGGCGACAACCAGATAGCCATGCGATTCAAGGAAATGGACGAACTGAGCTTCACCTTCCTGCACCGGCTGGTTCAACTCAATGCACAGGACCCGGTCACCATTGACGACGAATTGATGGATGTATTCGAAAAGTTCTGA
- a CDS encoding IS5 family transposase (programmed frameshift): MQKRHALRDDQWDKIKEYLPGKQSDCGVTAKDNRLFIDAVMWIGKTGAPWRDLPESYGKWSSVHKRFIRWAKKGVWQMIFNTLAVDADTEWLMIDSTIVRAHQHSAGGKGAPPQQSVGKSRGGFSTKVHAATDALGCPTKFILTPGNTADCSMAIPLIEGQAAEHVLADKGYDSDEIVMAIEAMNANPVVPPRSHRKTRRTYDKHLYKERSAIECMFGNLKQFRRIATRYDKLATSYLAFVYVGAMWLWLK, encoded by the exons GTGCAAAAAAGACACGCTCTACGCGACGATCAGTGGGATAAAATCAAAGAATATCTTCCAGGAAAACAAAGTGACTGCGGTGTAACTGCAAAAGATAACAGGCTATTCATTGATGCAGTCATGTGGATTGGCAAGACAGGGGCGCCTTGGCGAGATTTGCCAGAAAGCTATGGCAAGTGGTCTTCGGTCCATAAGAGATTTATCCGCTGGGCCAAGAAAGGTGTATGGCAAATGATCTTCAACACGCTTGCGGTAGACGCTGATACTGAATGGCTCATGATTGACAGCACAATAGTGCGAGCTCATCAGCATTCGGCTGGCGGAAAGGGGGCACCTCC CCAGCAGTCGGTGGGGAAATCTAGAGGAGGGTTTTCAACGAAAGTCCATGCTGCCACAGATGCTCTCGGATGTCCAACTAAATTCATATTAACACCTGGAAATACAGCGGATTGCAGTATGGCGATTCCGCTTATTGAAGGACAGGCTGCCGAGCATGTCCTTGCTGATAAGGGCTATGATTCAGATGAAATTGTAATGGCAATTGAAGCCATGAATGCCAATCCGGTTGTCCCTCCTCGCTCTCACAGAAAGACAAGGCGAACATATGACAAACATCTCTATAAGGAGCGAAGTGCTATAGAGTGTATGTTTGGAAATTTAAAACAGTTTCGAAGGATTGCAACACGATACGACAAGCTGGCGACGTCCTATCTTGCTTTCGTGTACGTAGGAGCAATGTGGCTGTGGCTGAAGTGA
- a CDS encoding IS3 family transposase (programmed frameshift): protein MEDKSKQRVRRTQRDYTMAFKLSVVAQVEKGEMTYKQAQALYGIQGRSTVLKWLRKHGTLDWSKSMVHSRKDPKARETPVQKIKRLEKELEEEKIKTALLNKMIEISDREFGTSIRKKPYPRAARSLQRERQISLSACCRQLGVSRQSVYQAEKRHDAREAMYQEAKAMVLNVRTRMPRLGTRKLYHLLKDAFSAKGIRLGRDGLFSLLRREHMLIKRRKNYTKTTNSKHWLKKHPNLLKDVQPRCPEQVFVSDITYVNTREQTCYLSLVTDAFSRKIMGYNVSRDLSAESTTKALDAAVENKRRRVNTIHHSDRGLQYASSVYQRKLQESGMVPSMTDGYDCYQNALAERMNGILKQEFMVTKCNDFAELNTLVRESVEIYNSQRPHLSLGMRTPNDVHESGCGARACRQSF from the exons ATGGAAGACAAATCCAAACAGCGAGTTAGACGCACCCAACGCGATTACACGATGGCCTTTAAATTGTCGGTTGTGGCACAGGTGGAAAAGGGCGAGATGACGTACAAGCAGGCTCAGGCTCTTTATGGTATTCAAGGGCGAAGCACTGTGCTGAAGTGGCTCAGGAAGCACGGCACCCTTGATTGGAGCAAGTCCATGGTACATTCCCGAAAAGACCCAAAAGCCAGAGAAACACCGGTCCAGAAGATCAAACGGCTGGAGAAAGAGCTTGAGGAAGAAAAGATCAAGACCGCGCTTCTCAATAAAATGATTGAGATTTCCGACCGCGAGTTTGGGACTTCTATAAGAAAAAAGC CTTACCCCCGAGCTGCACGAAGTCTTCAGAGAGAAAGACAAATAAGCTTGTCTGCTTGTTGCAGGCAGCTCGGGGTCAGTCGGCAGTCCGTGTATCAGGCTGAAAAGCGCCATGATGCACGGGAAGCCATGTATCAGGAGGCAAAGGCCATGGTCCTGAACGTGCGGACCAGGATGCCCCGCCTTGGGACTCGAAAGCTGTACCACCTGTTGAAGGACGCATTTTCCGCAAAGGGAATCAGGCTCGGACGTGATGGGTTGTTTTCCCTGCTGCGGCGAGAGCATATGCTCATCAAGCGACGGAAAAACTATACAAAGACAACCAACTCGAAGCATTGGCTAAAAAAGCATCCCAACTTGTTGAAAGATGTTCAACCGAGATGTCCTGAGCAGGTGTTCGTAAGCGACATTACCTACGTGAATACACGTGAGCAAACATGCTATCTGTCGCTGGTGACAGATGCATTCAGCCGGAAGATAATGGGATACAACGTGAGCCGGGATCTCAGTGCGGAAAGCACAACCAAAGCGCTGGACGCGGCAGTTGAAAACAAGCGAAGGAGGGTGAATACAATTCACCATTCAGATCGAGGACTCCAATACGCTTCTTCGGTCTACCAGAGAAAACTCCAGGAATCCGGCATGGTTCCTTCCATGACAGATGGCTATGACTGCTATCAAAATGCCTTGGCGGAACGGATGAATGGAATTCTGAAGCAAGAGTTCATGGTCACCAAATGCAACGACTTTGCAGAGCTCAATACCCTGGTGAGGGAATCCGTTGAGATATACAATTCACAACGGCCACATCTCAGCCTAGGAATGAGAACGCCAAACGATGTACACGAATCAGGCTGTGGGGCTAGGGCGTGTCGACAATCATTCTGA
- the glpX gene encoding class II fructose-bisphosphatase: MEAPQKNLALDLVRVTEAAALACARWLGKGDKISADQAAVDAMRLCFNTLDIEGRVMIGEGEKDDAPMLFNGEKLGRAKGPKVDIAVDPLEGTNLLSNGRPNAISVVGVAPAGAMFDPGPSYYMQKLVVPSQAKDVVDIEAPTGHNLKLIARALDKDVDDLVVFVLDKPRHKKLISDIREAGARIQLHTDGDITGSLMAIDPRCEVDVMMGTGGTPEGVLSAIAIRIMGGEMFAKLDPQKQDEKNALAEYGMDVRRVLTVSDLVKSEDLFFAATGISGGTFLKGVAYHGHGAETSSLVMRGKTGTIRYVEAIHNWDALMKFSAVEYD; encoded by the coding sequence ATGGAAGCTCCGCAGAAAAATCTGGCCCTCGATCTCGTCCGTGTCACCGAAGCCGCCGCACTGGCATGTGCACGCTGGCTCGGAAAGGGAGACAAGATCTCCGCCGACCAGGCTGCTGTTGACGCCATGCGTCTTTGTTTCAATACCCTCGATATCGAAGGTCGCGTCATGATCGGCGAAGGGGAAAAAGACGACGCTCCCATGCTTTTCAACGGTGAAAAGCTTGGTCGCGCCAAAGGCCCCAAAGTCGACATCGCCGTCGATCCGCTGGAAGGCACCAACTTGCTCTCCAACGGTCGTCCCAACGCCATCTCCGTTGTCGGAGTTGCTCCCGCAGGAGCCATGTTCGATCCGGGCCCGAGCTACTACATGCAGAAACTCGTCGTGCCTTCCCAGGCAAAAGACGTTGTTGATATCGAAGCACCCACCGGTCACAACCTCAAGTTGATCGCCCGTGCGCTCGACAAGGATGTTGACGATCTGGTCGTCTTCGTTCTGGACAAGCCCCGTCACAAAAAGCTGATCAGCGACATCCGCGAAGCCGGTGCCCGCATTCAGTTGCACACCGACGGTGATATCACCGGTTCGTTGATGGCCATCGACCCCCGCTGCGAGGTGGATGTCATGATGGGAACAGGCGGAACCCCGGAAGGCGTGCTCTCCGCCATCGCCATCCGTATCATGGGCGGCGAGATGTTCGCCAAGCTCGATCCGCAGAAGCAGGACGAAAAGAACGCTCTGGCCGAATATGGCATGGATGTTCGCCGCGTGCTGACCGTTTCCGATCTGGTCAAGAGTGAAGACCTGTTCTTCGCCGCCACCGGCATCTCCGGCGGCACCTTCCTGAAAGGTGTTGCCTACCACGGACACGGCGCCGAGACTTCTTCTCTGGTCATGCGCGGCAAGACCGGCACCATCCGCTACGTGGAAGCCATCCACAACTGGGATGCATTGATGAAGTTCAGCGCAGTCGAATACGACTAG
- the tkt gene encoding transketolase, with product MTQMTDKTIAVVKGLIMDGVAKANSGHPGGAMSSADYATILFSEFLNFNPDDPKWFNRDRFILSAGHESMLLYALLHLNGFISMDDIKNFRQLDSLTPGHPEVHLTPGVEATTGPLGQGFAMTVGFAVAEAYLREKLGSDVMDHYTYVLSSDGDLQEPIALGAASLAGLWGLGKIIAYYDSNKIQLAGPTCQADCTDHKKVFEGLCWHVIEVDGHNHDEIRAAIKAGQLETSRPTLIIGNTTMAKGCATMEGSHKTHGEPLKADEIAATKEKLGLPAEDFHVAEDVLEAYRARFDGMREKADKWQALVEEKMADIDFAAIWEQVNKPRPELSIDWPEFTPGETMATRKAWGTCLDSVMDSLPTLIGGSADLDPSNQTMNFRTTYGDFAIDGYTARNLAFGVREFPMAAIMNGIQLHGGLMPFGATFLTFSDYCRNAIRMSALQELPVLYVFTHDSFWVGEDGPTHQPIEHVSSLRLIPDLIDLRPADAQETKVCLDIAMKQEKMPSAIFLTRQGLPILDPAEYPAVQDGPRKGGYVLKDCDGTPDLILIASGSEVSLALETAKLFKRKVRVVSMPSAKLFDAQPKSYKDEVLPPEVTARAAAEAGRTDYWYKYVGLEGVVLGIDHFGASAPGKTLSDKYGFTPENFAAMIREKY from the coding sequence ATGACGCAAATGACGGATAAGACCATCGCCGTGGTCAAAGGGTTGATCATGGACGGCGTTGCCAAGGCCAACTCCGGTCATCCCGGCGGCGCAATGTCCTCCGCCGATTACGCCACCATCCTGTTCTCCGAATTCCTTAACTTCAATCCGGACGACCCCAAGTGGTTCAACCGTGACCGGTTCATCCTTTCCGCCGGCCACGAGTCCATGTTGCTTTACGCGCTGTTGCACCTCAACGGCTTCATCTCCATGGACGATATCAAAAACTTCCGCCAGCTCGATTCCCTGACACCGGGACACCCTGAAGTCCATCTGACTCCGGGCGTCGAGGCCACCACCGGTCCTCTCGGGCAGGGCTTTGCCATGACCGTCGGTTTTGCTGTCGCCGAGGCATACCTCCGCGAAAAGCTCGGTTCCGATGTCATGGATCACTACACCTATGTCCTCTCTTCGGACGGCGACCTGCAGGAACCCATTGCTCTGGGCGCTGCTTCCCTTGCCGGTCTGTGGGGACTGGGCAAGATCATCGCCTACTACGATTCCAATAAAATCCAGTTGGCCGGCCCCACCTGTCAGGCCGACTGCACCGACCACAAGAAAGTCTTTGAAGGACTGTGCTGGCACGTCATCGAAGTGGATGGTCACAACCATGATGAAATCCGTGCCGCCATCAAGGCCGGACAGCTTGAGACCTCCCGTCCCACGCTGATCATCGGTAACACCACCATGGCTAAAGGCTGCGCCACCATGGAAGGCAGCCACAAAACCCACGGTGAGCCGCTCAAGGCTGACGAAATCGCGGCAACCAAGGAAAAACTCGGCCTTCCCGCCGAAGATTTCCACGTCGCCGAAGATGTTCTGGAAGCATACCGCGCCCGTTTCGACGGCATGCGCGAAAAGGCTGACAAGTGGCAGGCTCTGGTTGAAGAGAAAATGGCTGACATCGACTTCGCCGCCATCTGGGAGCAGGTCAACAAGCCGCGTCCCGAGCTGTCCATCGACTGGCCTGAATTCACCCCGGGTGAGACCATGGCTACCCGTAAGGCATGGGGTACCTGCCTTGATTCCGTGATGGATTCCCTGCCCACCCTGATCGGTGGTTCCGCAGACCTTGATCCGTCCAACCAGACCATGAACTTCCGTACCACCTACGGCGACTTCGCCATTGACGGGTACACTGCTCGCAACCTGGCCTTCGGTGTTCGCGAATTCCCCATGGCCGCCATCATGAACGGTATCCAGCTGCACGGCGGCCTGATGCCTTTCGGCGCAACCTTCCTGACCTTCTCCGACTACTGCCGCAACGCCATTCGCATGTCCGCGCTGCAGGAACTGCCGGTACTGTACGTATTCACTCACGATTCCTTCTGGGTCGGCGAAGACGGTCCCACCCATCAGCCCATCGAGCACGTCAGCTCCCTGCGCCTGATCCCGGACCTCATCGACCTGCGTCCGGCTGACGCTCAGGAGACCAAGGTCTGTCTGGATATCGCCATGAAGCAGGAAAAGATGCCTTCGGCCATTTTCCTGACCCGTCAGGGACTGCCGATTCTCGATCCGGCCGAGTACCCCGCTGTTCAGGACGGCCCCCGCAAGGGCGGATACGTTCTCAAGGATTGCGACGGCACTCCCGACCTGATCCTCATCGCTTCGGGCTCCGAAGTATCTCTGGCACTGGAAACCGCCAAGCTGTTCAAGCGCAAGGTTCGCGTGGTTTCCATGCCTTCGGCGAAGCTGTTTGACGCTCAACCCAAATCATATAAAGATGAAGTGCTGCCGCCTGAAGTCACGGCCCGTGCCGCTGCCGAAGCCGGTCGCACCGATTACTGGTACAAATATGTCGGTCTGGAAGGTGTCGTACTCGGCATCGACCACTTTGGCGCCAGCGCCCCCGGCAAGACCCTGTCCGACAAATACGGCTTCACCCCGGAAAACTTCGCCGCGATGATTCGCGAAAAATATTAG
- the rpiB gene encoding ribose 5-phosphate isomerase B, translating to MNKTIVIGSDHGGYNLKQVFIACLKQWGYDVIDEGPDCLDSCDYPYFAAKVAEKVKADDNLMGVLICGTGQGMTMTANRMGVRSALCTNEFLARMAREHNDARILCLGERVTGQGLAVEILKAFLETDFGGDRHQRRIDLIDTVAK from the coding sequence GTGAATAAAACCATTGTCATTGGCTCCGATCACGGCGGCTATAACTTAAAGCAGGTTTTCATCGCCTGTCTGAAACAGTGGGGATACGACGTCATCGACGAAGGTCCCGATTGTCTCGATTCCTGCGACTACCCTTATTTCGCTGCCAAGGTTGCGGAAAAGGTGAAAGCGGACGACAACCTGATGGGTGTACTCATCTGCGGCACCGGGCAGGGCATGACCATGACCGCCAACCGCATGGGCGTGCGCTCCGCACTCTGCACCAACGAATTTCTCGCCCGGATGGCACGCGAGCACAACGATGCACGCATCCTCTGTTTGGGCGAACGAGTCACCGGCCAGGGGTTGGCCGTGGAGATTCTCAAGGCATTTTTGGAAACGGACTTCGGTGGCGATCGTCATCAGCGACGTATCGACCTCATCGACACAGTAGCCAAATAA